The window TCCCGAACGCTCCAGGAGGGTGACGTCATGGCCGAGTTTGGCCAAGCGGGCGGCACTGGCGAGTCCGCCGAAGCCGCCTCCGAGCACCGTGACGCGCATCAGGTGGCCAGTTGCGCAGGGTCTTTGCGCTTCCAGCGCCGCCAGCCGCGACGGATGAAGCGGGCGAGGAAGAACAGCCCGATGAGTCCGATCAGCAGCAGTGCTCCGGCAATGCTCGCCGCGATCTGGGGGTGATTGACGGCCAGGCCCACGACGCCTAGGACGGCGACGTCCTCACTGACACTGGCGACGAAGTTGGAGGCAGGCTCGGGGGAGGCGTTGATCGCCAGTCGTCCACCGGACTTCACCAGATGGGACAAGAAGGCCGCCAGACCACCGGTGACACCGGCGACGGCGTCGTTGAGGTTGCCCGCCTCGCCAGCAAGCAAGACGCCGATCACCGCGCCGACCGTGGGGCGGATCGCGGTCGAGATCGCATCCCAGGTCGAGTCGAGGTAGGGGATCTTGTCGGCGATGAACTCCATCGCGTAGAGGAACGTTGCGGCGCCCAGGACGTCCCAGCGTTGCAGAACGTCGGGAATCTCGGTGAAGTTGTTGAGGCGGTCGGCGACGCCGAGCACCAACACGACGAGGTAGGCGTTGAGGCCGCTGGCCCAACCGCTCGAGAAGACCAACGGCAAGGTGCCCATGGTGCTCACTTTCTGCTGCGCCGCCTGCGTGGCGGCGTCGAGAGGAAAACTACCGCCGTGCCGGCGCTATTCCGGGCTCTTCGCCCTGTCAGGCTACGTCGATCTCGACGGCGTCGGTCATCTGCTGGAGTTCTTCGTACGTCGTGGAGAAGACCGCCGCCGGGTGGCCGGCCGCGGCCCAGATCTCGTCGTACTGCCGCAGCCAGGGGTCGAGATAGGTCGCGATCGGGGCGGGGTGCGCGATGGGAGACACCCCGCCGATGACCTGCCCGGTGTGCTGCTTGACGAACTCAGGGGTGGCGCGAGCGAGCTTGTCGACGCCGATCGTGGCGGCTGCCTTCTTGGTATCCACGCGATGCCCGCCGGAGGTCAGGATCAGGATCGGCGTGCCATCGGCGTCGAAGAGCAGGCTGTTGGCGATCGCACCGACCGCGCAGCCCAAGGCATCGGCGGCCAGAGCCGCAGTGTGCACGGAGTCGGGAAGGATGACGACCCGTCCGGTGCCGCCCCGTAGGCTGTGCTCGGTCTTGAAGCGGGTGATCGCCTGGTGCTCGCTCATGGCATCGGACCTTAGTGAAACTTCCTCGCGAAAGTTGTGGTGGCCACAGATGGCGCAGTCGCGTCCCGCATCCGTACGACGTGTGGTCGCCTTGGTGTACGCGATGCTCGGCCTGCTGGCCGTCGGAACGGCGCTGACCTTCGTGTATCACGAGCAGTTGATCTTGTCGTGGGCCGAAGGCAACGAGGCGGCACAGACCATCTTGCGCGACGGTGGCATCGAGGCACTCGAACGCAGCGCGATCCACGTGCCGGGCTTCTCGGCGTTGGCGATCACCTCGTGCGTCACCTACGCGATGCTGGCCTGGGTGCTGGTGGCGTTCCTGCTCGGTCGCCACCACTGGGCGCGCTGGTCGCTGGTGGCGGTGATGGGATTCACGGCCTTTATGGGGGCGCTCGGTCTGGCGCAGTCCTTGCCGGTGCCTTTCGTGATCGTGTCGGCAGCCGGGGTCTTGATGGCGCTTGCGACGATCTTCTTCCTCTTCCGACGCGACCTGGGCGATTATCTGCGCCTGCTCTGAGGGGCTGCGGAGGGTAAGCGATTGCGACTAAAGCATGGCTTCCGGTCCGGGGGGTGAGCGTACGCTCACGGAACCGAGCAAACCCATTCGCGCCCGTGAGGTATGGAAATGGCGAAACGACACCAGGTCGGAAGACACTGATCCAAGAGAGTTGTCGGCCACAGAAAATCGAAACCCTTGGCGCGCCACTGAACGTCGCCACGATATTGCCCATATCTCCCCAACGCGCCAGTCGGGCTCGGGCCCCAAAAATGGTCTACTTGAACTGCTGGTGGGCAAGAATAGGAATATTCGCTACATGCGGGGTAATTGGGTGTTTCAAAGATGGCAATATTGAATGTCTTTACGCGTACCCGAGTTCCAACAAGGACAATCCCACGACGTAGGATAGAGGAGAATCGTGGAATTCAAGTCATTCAGCCCCATCCTTGCCGCTGCCAGTGTCGCCTTGGTGCTCTCGGGAGGCATCGCCTTAGCGACGACGCTGCACTCCTCGACTTCTGAGGCGACCGCTGCCACGCCTGCGCGCGTCGTGTCGAGCATGAGTGAACTTGCCGTCGCCGCCGAGTCCACCTTGGGCCAGACGATTGTGAAGTGGTCGGATGGCTCGTCTCGTGCGCAGCTCTATGACGGCGATGCTCGCGGACTCTCATCCTCGGAGTTAGATCAGGCTCGGGCTGCCGCCGTCTACTACCGCACGTCTGACGGATCGCACACCTGGGAATACGTCACCGGTGTGGCGGTCGATCGGCCGACCGAGCCCATGGGTTGTCCATCCCTGGGGTCGAATGGACCGCTTTTCGAATGCGAGGAGAGCGGATCGGTGGCCGACGGCACCTATACCCGCACCACCAGCACGTTGTCGATCCGCGTGGGTGGCACCGACAAGGACCCGCTCTTCACGACGACCGAGAATGTGCAGGAGCAGGTGCGAGAACATCCAGAGGATGCGCGCCTGATTCGCGAGGTCCGATCGTTTCGCGAAGGCAGTTATGTGAAGGTGGCGGAATTCGTCTACGGCAGTGAATCACTCGAACTGGCTGATGCTTTCCTGCTCAATGCAGCGGCAATGCAAGACATCGTCTCGGCCGACGAGTTGAATCTTCGTTTGCCGACTTCACTGTCGGCTGATTGAGCCTCGCGTCCACCGGTTGATCGGGGGTGGATCTCACCTCGGTTGCGCCAAAGAACTGCGGCCTTGGTGACCCCAGCTGCGCGGGATGCTCTCCCGGGGCCGCAGTTCTTCGAGCCCGGGGGACGGTCGGTTAAGGCTGCGCTGAGCGATTGAGCGTACGTCGTCTGGGCCGAGGGCAGCCGAAATGTCGGTCCTCGGTGCTGTGATCAGTTTCGATCTTGCGTCATTCGAACAGATGTTCGATACTGGATGCAGGGAGTCGAGGCCGGTGCGGCATGAGGAGGAGCGATGAGGCGGTACGAGGATCTGGTGGAGGTCCGGCGGGGAGTCGTCGGCGGGGCCGTGGGCGAGCCCGGCGAGGAAGGACCGGCGCAGTTCTTGTGGCGAGGGCGGCTGTGGAAGGTGCGCACGGTGCTGGCGCACTGGGTGGAGACCGGATCGTGGTGGCACTCCGACCGAGTGCGGGCCGTGGTGGGCAGCGACGACGCTGAGTTGGCTGGGGAGTCGGCTGGCTCGACCGATCTGCTCGCGGAGCGGGAGTTCTGGCGGGTCGAAGCCGGTCGCGGAGAAGGCGACGGCGGCGTCTTCGACCTGTCCTTCTCCTGGGACGAGGGCAGTTGGCAGCTCGTCGGCTGCGTGGATTGAGGCAGATCGCGATGTCCGATTTCCAGAGTCCACACAACCTCCCGGCGAGCACCCACTCCTATCTGGCGCGGGCGGCTGAGTCGCTGCACGAGGCCATCACCAGCACCGACGTGCCGACTCGCTATGCCTGCGCCCATGTGGCGGCGCTGCGGGCCGCGGCCGCCCTGCTGGCGGCCAAGGCGCGCCCGGCCGCCGGTCGCCGACGCCCTCAGAAGAACGCCTGGGTGCTGCTGGCCGAGGTCGCCCCCGAGCTTTCCGAGTGGGCCGGCTTCTTTGCTGCCGGGGCGGGCAAGCGTGCCGCTGCGGAGGCGGGTTCGACCCGGGCGGTCTGCGAACGTGAGGCCGATGACCTGGTCCGTGACGCAGACCGGTTCCTCTCAGTGGTCGAGCAGCAACTCGGGATGATGCCGCACGTGGCTTTGCCGGCACAGATCGCGGTGCCGTCGCGCACCGCCTGATCTGGGGGATCGACCATGGACCCCTTCGTGCATCTGCACGTCGCCTCGGGCTATTCGCTGCGCTATGGCGCGTCGCATCCACGCACGCTGGTCGAGCGCGCCGCGGAGCAGGAGATGGACACCCTTGCCCTCACCGATCGCGACGGCACCTATGGCGCGGTGAAGTTCGCCCGGGCCTGCTCGGCCGCTGGCATCCGGCCGGTGCTGGGCGTGGATCTGGCCTATCGCCCCGCTGGTCTCGACCCTTCGACTGGGCTCAGGACGAACTCGGCTCGACCACCTGCATCGGGTCGTGCTGCACCAGTGCGCGGCGGGGCGTTTCGTGATCTGTCTTTCGAGCAGGGTGGGCTGCCGCGGGTCACGCTGCTCGCTCATGCCGGTGGGCCTGGTGGGGGACGTGCGGGCTGGGCCGCGATCTGTCGACTCGTCTCGGCGGTCCATCTCGCGGGCGAGCGGGGCGACCCCGTCGCCACGCTCGACCTGATCGCCCCCTGGCTCGGCTCGGGCGATGTGCTGGTGCTGCTCGGACCCTCGACCGAGATGGGGCAGGCAGCGTCTCGGCGCCGTGACGACCTCGCGCTGGCGGCGCTTGCGCCGTGGCGCGAGGTCGTGGCGCCGGGGCGGTTGGTGGTGGAGTTGGTCTCACATCGGCTCCCCGGACAAGACGGTGCCTGGGGGCCGGGCACCTCGGCGCATGCCGCCAGGATGGCCGGGATCGCCCGTCGGGCCGGGCTTCCCGCCGTACTCACCAACGCGGTGCGTTATGCCGATCGCCTCGACGCGCCCACGGTGGACGTGCTCGACTCTGCCCGTCGCCTCGTCGCTCTCGACCGACGTCACCTCGACCGGCGCAACGCCGAGGGCTTCCTCAAGTCCGGCAAGCAGATGCACGAGGTGGCCGAGGAGATCTGTCGGCTCTCCGGTCTGGGGGAGTCGTCGCGCGAGGCGACCCGACTGCTGGCGACCACTCGCGCGGTGGCCGATCAGTGCGCGCTCGACCCGCGTACGGATCTGGGGATCGGGGAGGTGCACTTCCCCGAGTTCGAGACGACCTCGGGAGGTGCCGGTGAATCAGTCGTTGGTGTGCCGCCCGCGGATCTGGCGCTTCGGCTGCGGTGCGAGTCCGCGATCGGTGATCGCTATGGCAGTGCGCCGCGCCAACGCATCTGGAAGCGACTCGACGACGAACTCCAGACCATCGAAGCGCTCGGCTTCGCGTCCTACTTCCTCACCGTCGGCGACATCGCCGACCTGATCAAGGCCAAGGGCATCCGCGTGGCCGCGCGGGGCTCGGGAGCAGGCAGCCTGGTCAACTACCTGCTCGGCGTCTCCGGGGTCGACCCGCTGCGCCACGGCCTGTTGATGGAGCGGTTCCTCTCGCCGCTGCGCGGGGCGCTGCCCGACATCGACATCGATGTGGAGTCCGCGCGCCGCGAAGAGATCTATCGCGCGATCCTCGATCGCTACGGCGGTGAGCGTTGTGTGTGCGTCTCGATGATGGACACCTATCGGGTGCGCCATGCCGTACGCGATGTCGGTGCCGCGCTCGGCATGCCACCTGGCGAGATCGACTCGATCGCCAAGGCGTTTCCGCACATCCGCGCCCGCGATGCTCGCACCGCACTGCGCGAGCTCCCCGAGTTGCGGCTGGCCGGACTCAACAGTGAGCGACTCGACCTGATGTTCCGGTTGGTGGAGAGCCTCGACGGGTTGCCGCGCCACATCGCCGTGCATCCGTGCGGCGTCCTCCTCTCCGACGCCACCCTGCTCGACCGCACCCCGGTCGAAGCGTCGTACGCCGGCTTCCCGATGAGCCAGTTCGACAAGGACGACGTCGAAGACCTGGGCTTGCTCAAACTCGATGTGCTGGGCATCCGGATGCAGTCGTCGATGGCGTACGCGATTAAGGAGATCGCCCGCACCGATGCGGTCGAGGTCGATCTCGACGACGAGGTGCAGGTGTCCTTCGACGACCCGCAGACCTTCGAGATGATCAGCGCCGCCCGCACGCTCGGGGTCTTCCAGATCGAGTCGCCGGGGCAGCGCGAGTTGGTCGGCAAGTCGGGCATCGACTCGTTCGCCGACATCGTCACCGACATCTCCCTCTTCCGGCCCGGACCGGTCAAGAGCGACATGATCACGCCCTATCTGGAGGCCAAACAAGGCTGGGACGAACCACTCTTCCTCCACGAGGATCTACGTCCGATCCTTCAGGAGACGCAAGGGGTCGTGGTCTTCCACGAGCAACTCATCGAGATCATCGCGACCATCGCGGGCGTCAGCAATGCCGAAGGTGACGAGAAGCGCCGGATGCTCGGTGACGTCGAGGGGATGGCGCAGACCAAGGCGTGGCTCTTCCCGCGTGCGTTGGCTCGTGGGTACGACCTGGCGTTGGTCGAGCGGATCTGGAAGGTGATCGAGGCCTTCGCGTCCTTCGGGTTCTGCAAAGCCCATGCTGCGGCGTTCGCACTGCCGACCTATCAGTCAGCCTGGCTCAAAGCGCACTGGCCGGCGCATTTCCTGGCCGGCGTGCTCACCCATGACCCGGGCATGTATCCCAAGCGTCTGATCCTCGACGACGCACGCCAGTGCGGCATCACCGTGCGCGGCCTCGACGTCAACGCCAGCGCACAGCACTACGTCGTCGAGTCGGTGGCGACGGGGGAGGCGGACTCGAAGCCGGACCCACGTGAACGTGGTTGGCCAGATGGTCGCGCCTTCGCGATCCGGATCGCGTTGGAAGAGGTCAAGGGCATCACCACAGGCGAGATCGAGCGGATCATCGCCGGGCGCGACGAGGGCGAGGCGCCCTATCGCTCCCTCACCGACTTTTGGCACCGCGCCCACGTCTCGCGCCCGATCGTGGAGCGGTTGGTCCTGGCCGGTGGCTTCGACTCGATCTATCGGATCGGCGCGGCGGTGTCGCGAGCAGAGCGGACGTACGACCGGGTCACCCGGCGCGATCTGCTGCTGCAGGTGGCCGATCTCGACCGCTTCGGCAAGGCGGTCAGCAAGGCTGCCCGGGGGAGAGTGCGGGTGCGCAGCCGTCCGACCGTGCGCTCGGTCGAGCACGCCGCAGCATCCGCCGCTCGCAACAGCACCGACCCGACGATTCGTGAGCAGGCACCGGCGGTGGAACGACACGTCTTCGGCGAGGCAGGGATCTGGGCGAAGGCCTCCGCGCAGTCACGAGCCAGCGCCGAGCCTGAGGCGGTCACCTCGGTGCAATTGGCGCTCGACCTCGGTGACGCGCCGGGTGAGGGCGAGGTCAGCGGACTTCCCGAACTCGACGCCGAGGAGCGGATGCGTGCCGAACTCGAAATCCTCGGTCTCGACGCGAGCCAGCACGTCGTCGACGGTTATGCGGAGTTCCTCGACGCGCTCGGGGTGACCCGCAGTCGCGACCTGCTGGTCCGACGCAGCAAGGCCGAGGTGCTGGTGGCCGGCGTGAAGGTGGCCACCCAGACTCCACCGATCAGGTCGGGGCGGCGGGTCATCTTCGCGACCCTCGACGACACCACCGGGCCAGTCGATGCCACCTTCTTCGAGGACGCACAGGGCCCCTATGCCGCCACGGTGTTCGGCTCCTGGCTGCTGGTGATCCGTGGCGAGTTACGGCGTACGGGATATCGCGGCGTCTCCGTGCGTGCCACGGGAGCCTGGGACCTACCCGAACTCCATCGGATCTGGGAGGCAGAGGGAATCGAGGCCGTACGCGCGCACCTGGCGGTCGTACCCGTCGGCTATCAGGAGGTCGGTGACGAGACCACCGGGGCCAGTCGGGTGCTGGTGCATTCCAGTGGCTTCACGATGTCGCCCTATTCCGACATCAAACCTGCGGGGGAGGCGACTCGCGACGTAGCCCGCAAACTTGCCGGCGATCAGGAGTGGCAGCCCGCGCGATCGCTGTGGCACCGCAGCCCCGGGAGCTCGGGATGAGACCACTAGAGTTGTCGTCATGGCCACTGACCGTCCCAGCGACCGCCGCAACGCGATCCGCAGCGGAGTGGTCTGGTCGGCTCTTCGTGACTCCCTGGCCGAGGGTGGTGCGGAGCAGGCGCGGATCGTCGATATCGGTGGCGGCACCGGCGGCTTCGCCGTCCCGCTCGCCGAACTCGGTCATGACGTGCTGGTCCTCGACCCCAGCCCCGATGCGCTGGCCGCACTCGGCCGGCGTGCTGCCGAAGCCGGTGTCAGCGACCGAGTCACCGGCGTCCAAGGAGACGCCACCGACCTCAGCGCTGCCGGAGACGACGCCGACCTGGTGCTGTGCCACGGGGTGTTGGAAGTGGTCGGTGACCCCAGCGCGGCCCTGGCTGCCATTGCCGAGATCCTGCGACCCGGCGGGACGCTCAGCGTGCTGGCTGCACAGAAGTACGCCGGGGTCGTCGCGCGCGCTATGGCGGGTCACTTCCAGGCCGCCCACGATCTACTCGACGCGCCCGTCGGGCACCGCGAACCGGGTCGCGCCGGACAGCGTTTCACTCGCGACGACCTCGTCGGACTGCTCGCCAACGCAGGTCTGCAACCCCTGGAGGTGCACGCCATCCGGGTGTTCGCCGACCTGGTGCCGGGGTCGCTGCTCGACCTGGAGCCCGGCGCGAGCGCGGCACTGGTCGAACTCGAGCAGGCCGTCGCGACCCGCGCCGAGTTCCTCCCGCTCGCCGCGCAGTTGCACGTACTGGCC of the Nocardioides sp. genome contains:
- a CDS encoding DUF4126 domain-containing protein — its product is MGTLPLVFSSGWASGLNAYLVVLVLGVADRLNNFTEIPDVLQRWDVLGAATFLYAMEFIADKIPYLDSTWDAISTAIRPTVGAVIGVLLAGEAGNLNDAVAGVTGGLAAFLSHLVKSGGRLAINASPEPASNFVASVSEDVAVLGVVGLAVNHPQIAASIAGALLLIGLIGLFFLARFIRRGWRRWKRKDPAQLAT
- a CDS encoding YbaK/EbsC family protein — translated: MSEHQAITRFKTEHSLRGGTGRVVILPDSVHTAALAADALGCAVGAIANSLLFDADGTPILILTSGGHRVDTKKAAATIGVDKLARATPEFVKQHTGQVIGGVSPIAHPAPIATYLDPWLRQYDEIWAAAGHPAAVFSTTYEELQQMTDAVEIDVA
- a CDS encoding DUF6504 family protein, yielding MRRYEDLVEVRRGVVGGAVGEPGEEGPAQFLWRGRLWKVRTVLAHWVETGSWWHSDRVRAVVGSDDAELAGESAGSTDLLAEREFWRVEAGRGEGDGGVFDLSFSWDEGSWQLVGCVD
- a CDS encoding SAV_6107 family HEPN domain-containing protein — protein: MSDFQSPHNLPASTHSYLARAAESLHEAITSTDVPTRYACAHVAALRAAAALLAAKARPAAGRRRPQKNAWVLLAEVAPELSEWAGFFAAGAGKRAAAEAGSTRAVCEREADDLVRDADRFLSVVEQQLGMMPHVALPAQIAVPSRTA
- the dnaE gene encoding DNA polymerase III subunit alpha, whose protein sequence is MDPFVHLHVASGYSLRYGASHPRTLVERAAEQEMDTLALTDRDGTYGAVKFARACSAAGIRPVLGVDLAYRPAGLDPSTGLRTNSARPPASGRAAPVRGGAFRDLSFEQGGLPRVTLLAHAGGPGGGRAGWAAICRLVSAVHLAGERGDPVATLDLIAPWLGSGDVLVLLGPSTEMGQAASRRRDDLALAALAPWREVVAPGRLVVELVSHRLPGQDGAWGPGTSAHAARMAGIARRAGLPAVLTNAVRYADRLDAPTVDVLDSARRLVALDRRHLDRRNAEGFLKSGKQMHEVAEEICRLSGLGESSREATRLLATTRAVADQCALDPRTDLGIGEVHFPEFETTSGGAGESVVGVPPADLALRLRCESAIGDRYGSAPRQRIWKRLDDELQTIEALGFASYFLTVGDIADLIKAKGIRVAARGSGAGSLVNYLLGVSGVDPLRHGLLMERFLSPLRGALPDIDIDVESARREEIYRAILDRYGGERCVCVSMMDTYRVRHAVRDVGAALGMPPGEIDSIAKAFPHIRARDARTALRELPELRLAGLNSERLDLMFRLVESLDGLPRHIAVHPCGVLLSDATLLDRTPVEASYAGFPMSQFDKDDVEDLGLLKLDVLGIRMQSSMAYAIKEIARTDAVEVDLDDEVQVSFDDPQTFEMISAARTLGVFQIESPGQRELVGKSGIDSFADIVTDISLFRPGPVKSDMITPYLEAKQGWDEPLFLHEDLRPILQETQGVVVFHEQLIEIIATIAGVSNAEGDEKRRMLGDVEGMAQTKAWLFPRALARGYDLALVERIWKVIEAFASFGFCKAHAAAFALPTYQSAWLKAHWPAHFLAGVLTHDPGMYPKRLILDDARQCGITVRGLDVNASAQHYVVESVATGEADSKPDPRERGWPDGRAFAIRIALEEVKGITTGEIERIIAGRDEGEAPYRSLTDFWHRAHVSRPIVERLVLAGGFDSIYRIGAAVSRAERTYDRVTRRDLLLQVADLDRFGKAVSKAARGRVRVRSRPTVRSVEHAAASAARNSTDPTIREQAPAVERHVFGEAGIWAKASAQSRASAEPEAVTSVQLALDLGDAPGEGEVSGLPELDAEERMRAELEILGLDASQHVVDGYAEFLDALGVTRSRDLLVRRSKAEVLVAGVKVATQTPPIRSGRRVIFATLDDTTGPVDATFFEDAQGPYAATVFGSWLLVIRGELRRTGYRGVSVRATGAWDLPELHRIWEAEGIEAVRAHLAVVPVGYQEVGDETTGASRVLVHSSGFTMSPYSDIKPAGEATRDVARKLAGDQEWQPARSLWHRSPGSSG
- a CDS encoding methyltransferase domain-containing protein encodes the protein MATDRPSDRRNAIRSGVVWSALRDSLAEGGAEQARIVDIGGGTGGFAVPLAELGHDVLVLDPSPDALAALGRRAAEAGVSDRVTGVQGDATDLSAAGDDADLVLCHGVLEVVGDPSAALAAIAEILRPGGTLSVLAAQKYAGVVARAMAGHFQAAHDLLDAPVGHREPGRAGQRFTRDDLVGLLANAGLQPLEVHAIRVFADLVPGSLLDLEPGASAALVELEQAVATRAEFLPLAAQLHVLATR